A stretch of Miscanthus floridulus cultivar M001 chromosome 13, ASM1932011v1, whole genome shotgun sequence DNA encodes these proteins:
- the LOC136499671 gene encoding uncharacterized protein, with amino-acid sequence MSEAAAAAGTKAAAPEVNEVDNHLKRKSSDIGWEWGRLCDPNDKNRVKCLFCGQESTAGIYRLKQHLAHVGTSIVKCSKVSEEVKQKCKRNLDETAKKKRDKQQHDKEVRENVQLSIAEQEVVEVESLVGSSNTPHKLGPLDKFARLIDPNLSNAEAKSLHNYSIPFNACDNDEFREMVEAIGQFGLSFHPPTQYDLRGKLLEEEHARTKSLLQDREDEKIKHGYSIMTDAWTDMKRRSIMNLCTNTSEGTTFIKSKEMPDVSHTSEVIYELVDKAIEDVGAENVVQIVTDNASNNMGAKALLSLKRPNIFWTSCATHTVNLMLQGIGNLPKFKKTIDLAKSFTVFVYGHHRTLACLRSFTMKREIIRPRVTRFATAYLTLQSMMEKKDCLRKMVVDSKWYDLPDVKSKKGKDATAMVFEPLVKVLRLVDGDVKPSMGYVYGELLKAKREIKEAFRNVEKNYNEVMAIVDKKMKGRLDSPTHVAAYMLNPYYSYSNVAIFSDPTVVEKFMQCVETFYYGDDDKEYRTVNEDLEKFQKRQGNFSKKMAKSCERFEFNPASWWRLYGGGTPDLQRMAIRILSLTSSASGCERNWSTFEQRRNRLTTKRLNSLVFIQFNNKLMSKKEKIARKSNYEVFLSNDASKAQGFFFDGGDDHALVVFRDEEDEGEMPGTEIPWSVLGEAMGTNE; translated from the exons ATGTCCgaagctgcagctgctgctggTACTAAGGCAGCGGCTCCAGAAGTCAATGAGGTTGACAACCACCTAAAGAGGAAATCATCTGATATAGGCTGGGAGTGGGGGCGTCTCTGTGATCCCAATGACAAGAATAGAGTCAAGTGTCTTTTTTGTGGCCAAGAGAGCACAGCAGGAATTTATCGCCTTAAGCAGCATCTTGCTCATGTTGGCACATCTATTGTGAAGTGCTCAAAAGTGAGTGAGGAAGTGAAGCAAAAGTGCAAGAGGAATCTTGATGAAACAGCAAAGAAGAAAAGAGATAAGCAGCAGCATGACAAAGAGGTTAGGGAGAATGTGCAGCTTTCAATAGCTGAACAGGAAGTGGTAGAAGTTGAGTCACTTGTTGGAAGCTCAAATACGCCTCACAAGCTAGGACCCTTGGACAAATTTGCAAGACTGATTGATCCCAACTTAAGCAATGCTGAAGCTAAGAG CCTTCATAATTATT CTATTCCATTCAATGCCTGTGATAATGATGAGTTTAGGGAAATGGTTGAAGCTATTGGGCAATTTGGTCTTAGTTTCCACCCTCCAACTCAGTATGATCTTCGGGGGAAATTATTGGAAGAGgagcatgcaagaaccaagagcTTGCTACAAGACCGTGAAGATGAGAAGATTAAGCATGGCTACTCCATCATGACTGATGCTTGGAcagatatgaagagaagaagtattatgaacctGTGCACAAATACTAGTGAGGGAACAACTTTTATCAAGTCAAAGGAGATGCCAGATGTGTCACACACTAGTGAAGTTATATATGAGCTGGTTGATAAGGCAATTGAGGATGTTGGTGCTGAAAATGTGGTGCAAATTGTGACAGATAATGCTTCTAACAACATGGGAGCAAAGGCATTGCTGAGCCTTAAGAGACCAAACATATTTTGGACTTCTTGTGCAACTCATACTGTCAATTTGATGCTGCAAGGTATTGGCAACCTTCCAAAGTTCAAGAAAACAATTGATCTTGCGAAATCATTCACTGTCTTTGTCTATGGTCACCACCGAACTTTGGCATGCTTAAGGTCCTTCACCATGAAGAGAGAAATCATTAGGCCAAGGGTAACTAGATTTGCTACAGCCTATCTTACATTGCAAAGTATGATGGAAAAGAAAGATTGTCTGAGAAAGATGGTGGTTGATTCAAAGTGGTATGACTTACCTGATGTGAAGTCCAAGAAGGGCAAGGATGCTACAGCTATG GTCTTTGAGCCCTTGGTGAAAGTGCTACGCTTAGTTGATGGGGATGTGAAGCCATCTATGGGTTATGTGTATGGAGAACTTCTCAAGGCAAAGAGGGAGATAAAGGAGGCATTTAGAAATGTGGAAAAGAACTACAATGAAGTCATGGCTATTGTTGACAAGAAAATGAAGGGTAGGCTTGATTCTCCAACTCATGTGGCTGCATATATGCTAAATCCCTACTACAGTTATAGCAATGTAGCAATATTCTCTGATCCAACTGTGGTTGAAAAATTCATGCAATGTGTGGAAACCTTTTATTATGGTGATGATGATAAGGAATATAGGACTGTTAATGAGGACTTGGAGAAATTCCAAAAGAGACAAGGAAACTTCTCAAAAAAGATGGCAAAGAGCTGTGAACGCTTTGAGTTCAATCCGG CATCTTGGTGGAGGCTTTATGGAGGTGGAACACCGGATTTGCAAAGAATGGCTATTAGAATCCTCTCACTAACTTCTAGCGCTTCTGGATGTGAAAGGAATTGGAGCACTTTTGAACAG agaaggaataggtTGACAACAAAGCGTCTCAACTCTCTAGTATTCATCCAATTCAATAATAAATTGATGTCCAAGAAGGAGAAGATCGCTAGAAAGAGTAACTATGAAGTGTTTCTAAGTAATGATGCTTCTAAAGCTCAAGGATTCTTCTTTGACGGCGGGGATGATCATGCATTGGTTGTGTTTAGAGATGAGGAAGATGAGGGAGAAATGCCAGGTACCGAGATACCATGGAGTGTCCTTGGAGAAGCAATGGGAACTAATGAATAG